In bacterium, the genomic window GACGATGCGCCCCTTCCCCCAGGCCCAGAGCTTCGGGGCCACGTAGTAGACGACCGGGATACCCAGTTTCTTTGCCTCGCGGGCCAGTTCGATATTGAACCTGTAGAAGTCGATAAGGACCAATCCATCCGGTTTCTGGGCTTTCATGGCGCTTTTGGCCTTCTCCAGGACCTTCCTTAACCGTCTCAGATCCCGGAGCACTTCCCAGATCCCCATGACCGACAGTTCCCTGATGTGCACGGTGAGATCCACACCGGCCGCGGCCATGGCATCTCCCCCGATACCGGAAAGTCTCAGACCGGGGTCTGATCCCCGAAGCGCGCCGGCCAGCAGCCCACCGTACATATCCCCGGAAGCCTCTCCGGCGAAGATCATCACCCTCCGGTCCAAAGGACCTCCCCGCTTTTGTCCTCCCTGCAGGAAAGCAGGGTGACTCCACCCTCGGAGCAAACCGAGACGACTTCCTCGAACCCGAGGATCGTACAGCGTCCACCCTCCACGACGAGGGCACCGCCGCCCTCGGCTATCCGGGCAACCGTTTCCTTCCCGACAGTGGGCACGTCGTACCGGAAATCGTGGTTTATCGCAGCCAGTTTCACGACGGTGATCCCCCCGCCTGCCACCTCGATCGCCCGCCTTATGACAGCATCGGTGCCTTCCATGGCTTCCACGGCGACCACCGAACGGTCCTTGACCACCACGGTCTGGCCGATATCAAGATCGGCTACGGATCTGGCGATCCGCCACCCGAAAACCAGGTCCTGATCGAGATCCTGGGAGGGGGCCGGTCCCGCGAGATGGCCGACCGGGGGCATGAGGTCCGGCACGATCTCGTCTAAAGCCAGCACTTTCATCCCGTTGTCACGAAAAAGGTCCACGATTCCGCCCAGGATGGTGGATGCCCGGTGATCGGCCAG contains:
- the lpxI gene encoding UDP-2,3-diacylglucosamine diphosphatase LpxI (LpxI, functionally equivalent to LpxH, replaces it in LPS biosynthesis in a minority of bacteria.), translating into MTPSPVKIGIIAGAGELPGYVARSLAQAGKNLYVAALEGAADQIVEDDRWETGWFRIHDLRELLDGLKTRGVTGIVLAGRVAHAEVFKADTFDGFFRTFLEELADHRASTILGGIVDLFRDNGMKVLALDEIVPDLMPPVGHLAGPAPSQDLDQDLVFGWRIARSVADLDIGQTVVVKDRSVVAVEAMEGTDAVIRRAIEVAGGGITVVKLAAINHDFRYDVPTVGKETVARIAEGGGALVVEGGRCTILGFEEVVSVCSEGGVTLLSCREDKSGEVLWTGG